ACCATGCTCGAGGCCGCCGCGCTGGCGCGCGAGAAGGGCCGCGAGGACCTGCTGAGCTGGTCGGCCCGCACCGCGATCGACGCCCGCTCCTATCCCAATGGCGCGCATTTCTGCGAGGTGGAGATCGACCCCGAGACCGGCGTCACGCAGGTGGTGAAATATACGGTGGTCGATGATTTCGGCAATCTCATCAATCCGATGCTGGCCGAGGGGCAGGTTCATGGTGGGGTGGTGCAGGGGTTGGGCCAAGCGCTGACCGAGCACACGGTCTACGACGAGGACGGCCAGCTGCTGACTGCGACCTTCATGGATTACGCGATGCCACGCGCCAAGGATTCGCCGTGGATCGCCTTCGATGTCGAGCCGGTGCCGTCGACCGGCAACCCCATGGGCATGAAGGGCTGCGGCGAGGCCGGCACCGTCGGCTCGATGGCCGCCGTGTCCAATGCCGTGCAGGATGCGCTCTGGGAGAAGGGGATTCGTCAGGCCGACATGCCCTTCACCCCGCACCGGGTGTGGCAGATGTTGACCAATGAGGCGATTGCCGCAGAATGATGCGCCAGCACGTCGCGGATGGAAGGTCAAGAATTATTCATCACATGATCGAGAGGGCCCTTCAATCTGTGTCATTTTCGCCTATCTCTGATGCAGAGGCGCGGAACTGGAACCTCCGCGACCCCTTCACTGTCCCTCGTTCCGTAACTTGCGTCCGGGTTTTACCCGGACGCTTTTTCTTTCTGTGGAAGGCCGCGCCGCGCCCGCGCTTCGTGCCTTCCTCTTCCCGCGGCGCTGTGACAGGCTGAAGTTCATGAGCTACTCCGACACCTTTCTCAAAGACATCCTGACCCGCACCCGGGTCATCGCCGTGGTCGGGATCTCGACCAACCCGGTGCGGCCGAGCCACTATGTCTCGCGGTTCCTGCACCAGCGCGGTTATCGGATCATCCCGGTCAACCCGGCGCATGTGGGCCAGACAATCTTCGGCGAGGAGTTCCGCGCCGGACTCTCGGAGATCGACGCACCGGTGGACATGGTGGATATCTTCCGCCGTCACGACGCGGTGCCCTCGGTGGTCGGCGCGGCGCTGTCGCACCTGCCGCAGCTGCGCACCATCTGGATGCAGCTCGGCGTCGCGCATGCGGAGGCCGCTGCGAAGGCCGAGGGCAAGGGCGTTGACGTGGTCCAGGACCGCTGCACCAAGATCGAATACGAACGGCTCCTCGGCGCAGCCGTGCCGCTGGCCGAGGTGACCGGCGGCTGACCTCGGCAGGGGGCTCTACCCCCGCCGCGCTGCGCGTGTTCCTCTCCGAGTATTCTTGCTCAGAAGGCATGCGGAACAGGATCCGCCGCAGCGCAGCGCGTTTTGTCTCTTTGTAAATACGCCGGGGATGCGCCGCGCAGCTGCGAGGGGCAGCGCCGCATTGCGCGGGGATCAGTCCTTGGGGCGGGCGGCCTTTTCGGCGAGGCCGGAGCGGCTTTGGCGGCGCTGCAGCTCGGCCATGACCTCAGACAGCGGCAGTTCGCGGGCACGCAGCATCACGAGGAAGTGGAAGAGCACGTCGGCGGCCTCGGAGGCGAGCTTCTCGCGGTCGCCCTTGACCGCCTCGATGATCGCCTCGATGGCTTCCTCGCCGAACTTCTCGGCGCATTTCTCCGGACCCTTGGCCAGCAGCTTGGCGGTCCAGCTCTCGTCGGGCGAGGCGGCGGCGCGGGCGGCGACCACCTCTTCGAGTTTCTCGAGCGTCATCTCGGTCATGTGAGGGCCTCTCAGAGCCGCACCGGAACGCCGGCGGCGGCCATATGGGCCTTGGCCTCGGCGATGGTGTAGGTGCCGAAGTGGAAGATCGAGGCGGCGAGCACCGCCGAGGCATGGCCCTCGGTCACGCCCTCGACCAGATGGTCGAGCGTGCCGACGCCACCCGAGGCGATCACCGGGATCGGCACCGCATCGGCGATGGCGCGGGTGAGCGGCAGGTTGAACCCCGCCTTGGTGCCGTCGCGGTCCATCGAGGTGAGCAGGATTTCCCCCGCGCCCTTGCGCGCCATGGTGATGGCAAATTCAACGGCGTCGATGCCGGTGGGGCGGCGGCCGCCATGGGTGAAGATCTCCCAGCGGCCGGGCGCCACGGTCTTGGCGTCGATGGCGCAGACGATGCACTGGCTGCCGAAATGGTCGGCCGCCTCGGCCACCACGTCGGGATTGGCGACGGCGGCGGAGTTGAACGACACCTTGTCGGCCCCGGCCAGCAGCAGCGCCCGCACGTCGCCGACGGTGCGCACGCCCCCGCCCACGGTGAGCGGGATGAAGCATTGCTCGGCGGTGCGGGTGACCACGTCGAACATCGTGCCGCGGTTTTCATGCGTGGCGTGGATATCGAGGAAACAGATCTCGTCGGCGCCGGCGGCGTCATAGGCTCGGGCAGCGTCGACCGGGTCGCCCGCATCGCGCAGGTCGACGAAGTTGACGCCCTTGACCACGCGGCCATCGGCCACGTCGAGGCAGGGGATGATGCGCGTCTTCAGCATGAGGCCCTGATAGTGCGGAATTTCCCCGGGGGGAAGAGGATGTTGCGGAGACGATCCCCGGTGTGGACCCCGGTGTGGACCCCGGTGTGAAAAGGGGCGCGCCGTCTCCGGCACGCCCCCGCGTCCTGTTGCCCTCGGGGCGGATCACTCGGAAATGGTGATCCGGCCGTCGGTCGCGGGCGTGTAGGGCGTGTTGGCGGCGATGAACTCTGCGGCCACGTCGGCGAGGTCGGGCCCGAAGTCATAGGCCTGCTTGGCGGAGATGAACATCTTGTAGCCGTCGCCGCCGTTGCGCACGAAGTTGTTCGACACAACGCCGTAGGTCTTGGCCTCGTCGAGCGCGGCGCCGCCGACCATCACGTCGGAAATCCGGCTGCCCACTTCTGCCGAGGGGGTTACGGTGAAGCTGATCCCCGAGACCTGCGGGAAGCGGCCGCCGCCTTCCTCCATCTCGCTGACGCCATTCTCCAGCGCTTCCTTGATCACCGCGCCGGTGACCTGGAAGGTCGAAAGCGTGTTCTGGAAGGGCAGCACGGTCAGCACCTCGCCCATGGTCACCTCGCCCGAGTCGATCGAGGCGCGCAGCCCGCCGCCGTTGGTGATCGCGATCTCGATTCCCTGGTCCTTGACCCGGTCGAGCATGGCGTCGGCCACGAGGTTGCCCATCGGGCATTCCTCGGCGCGGCACATGTCGCGGCTGCCGTTGATCTCGTCGGTCGATTCGCCGATCACCTTGTTGCGGATCTCGTCGAGCGGCTTGGCGGCCTCCGAGATGCGCTCCTTGGTGGCGGCATCCTCGGTCACCGCGGCATCCATGATCAGCGGCGCGCCCGAGGCCTCGGTGATGTTGCCCTCGTCGTCGAAAATGACGTTCAACTCGCCGAGGAACTTGCCATAGGCATAGGCCGAGACGATGGCGGTGTCCTTGACCATGGTCGGATAGGGGCCCTCGGCGCCGTCCATGTCGCCGAGCAGCGTGTTGGAATGGCCGCCGACGATCACGTCGACGCCGGTGGTCTCTTCGGCGACCTTGAGGTCGACGTTGTAGCCCGAGTGCGACAACACGACGATCTTGTTGACGCCCTCTTCGGTCAGCTTGTCGACCTCGCTCTGCACGGCGTCGACCGGATTGGTGAAGATCACGTTCTTGCCGGGGCTCGAAAGCTCGTCGGTGTCCTGCGGGGTGAGGCCGATGAGGCCGATCTTCTCGCCGTCCTTCTCGATGATGGTCGATTTCTGGATCTCACCCTTCAGCAGCGTCTCGCCGGAGAGGTCGGCGTTGGACATCAGCACCGGGAAGTCGACGGAATCGACGAAGCCGCGCAGCACCTCGGGGCCGTCGTCGAACTCGTGGTTGCCCACGGTCATCGCGTCGTAACCCATCTGGTTCATCATCTCGGCAGCAAGCCTGCCCTTGTAGTAGGTGTAGAAAAGCGTGCCCTGGAACTGATCGCCGCCATCCACCAGCAGGTAGTTCCCGGCGCGCTCCTTGGCCTCGGTGATGGCGGTCTGCAGGCGGGGCGAGCCGCCGAAGCAGTCGCCGGCAGCATTGTCTTCCTCGCCGCAGGTGGAATCGTACTTGCTGATCGGCTCGAAGCGCGCGTGGAAGTCGTTGGTGTGCAGGATGGTAATCGAATAGTCCGCGCTGGCGGCGCCGGCGGTCAGGGCGAGCGCTGCGGCGCTGGTCAGAAGACGAAGCGACATGGGAATCCTCTCTGTCGGGTTTTTTCTTATCTCCCGATCCTGCAACGGGTTTTACGGGCTGTCAAAACACGTTGGGCGAAAATTTGGCGCAATGCCCGGCGATGGATCAGAACGCGGGCAAGTGTCCATGGACCCTCGCATATTCCGGAGGGCCGGCGGTCAAACTGTCGCCGCGCCCCCTTCTGTCCGCGACCTGCCGCGGGTCTTGCTCACAGCCCAAATGGTGACCCGGATGACCGTCATGTACGTCCCGGGGGCGCTGCCGGGGCCGACGCTGAGCGCGGTTTCGCCCAATGAGGGTTGACTGCGGGGATTGACCGGGACGGGGTTCCACGGCATCAGCCCTGCATGCTGATCTACAAAATCCTCCGGGCCGACGAATGGGCGGCGCTGCAGGCGCAGGGTGAGACCGCCGGTGCGCCGATCGACGTGGCCGATGGCTACATCCATTTCTCCACCGCCGAGCAGGTGCGGGAGACGGCGGCGAAGCATTTCGCCGGTGTCGAGGGGCTGCACCTGCTCTGCTATGAGGTCGAGGAGTTCGGCGACAGGATCACCTGGGAGCCGTCGCGGGGCGGGGCGCTCTTCCCGCATCTCTATTCCGCGCTGCCGCTGGCCGGGCTACTGTGGTCGCGTCCGCTGCCGGTGGGCGAGGGCGGGGCGCATGAGTTTCCGGACGGTCTGGCATGATGAGATTCCTCGAAAAGGCGGGTCTGCCGCTCTTGCACAAGGTCGACCCCGAGCAGGCGCACGGGCTGGCGATCATGGCGCTGAAGATGGGCATGGCCCCGGCGCCGGGGCTGATCACCTCGGACCGCCTGCGCTGCGATCTGGCGGGGCTGAAGCTGCCCAACCCGATCGGGCTGGCCGCCGGCTTCGACAAGAACGCCGCGGCGTTGCAGGGCCTGTCGCGGGCCGGCTTCGGCTTCGTCGAGGTCGGCGCGGTCACGCCGCGCCCGCAGCCGGGCAACCCCAAGCCGCGGCTCTTTCGCCTGACCGAGGACCGCGCGGCGATCAACCGTTTCGGCTTCAACAACGAGGGTATGGAGGTGGTTGCGCGGCGACTGGTCCAGCGCCCGAGCGGCATGGTGCTGGGTCTCAACCTCGGCGCCAACAAGGACAGCGAGGACCGCGCGGCGGATTTCGCCAAGGTACTGTCGCGGTGCGGCGAGCATCTGGATTTCGCCACCGTCAACGTCAGCTCGCCCAACACCGAGCGGCTGCGCGACCTGCAGGGCAAGGACGCGCTGGCGGCGCTACTGGGCGGGGTCATGGACGCGCGGGCGCATCTCGACGACCGCATCCCGGTGTTCCTCAAGATCGCGCCCGATCTCGACGAGCAGGGTCTGAAGGACGTGGCCGAGGTCGCCATGGCCTCCAAGGTCGACGCGGTGATCGCCACCAACACCACCCTCTCGCGCGAGGGGCTTTCCTCGCCCTTCTCGTCCGAGGCGGGCGGCATGTCGGGCCAGCCCTTGTTCGAGAAATCCACCCGCGTGCTGGCCAAGCTCTCGGAGCTGACCGCGGGCCAGATGCCACTGGTCGGCGTCGGTGGCATCGGCTCGGCCGAGCAGGCCTACCAGAAGATACGCGCGGGGGCCTCTGCGGTGCAGGTCTACACGGCGCTGGTCTTTGGTGGGCTGTCGCTGGTGCAGGACATCGCCGAGGGGCTGGACGCGCTCTTGGCGCGGGACGGCTTCGCCTCGGTCGAGGACGCCGTCGGCACCGGGCGCGGAGACTGGACATGATCCTTTGGCACAACCCGCGCTGCAGCAAGTCGCGCGAGGCGCTGGCCCTGCTGCAGGCCAAGGGCGTCGAGCCGGAGGTGAGGCGCTATCTCGAGGACGCGCCGAGTTTCGATGAGTTGAAGGCGGCGCAGGTCGCGCTCGGCGTTCCGGCGATCGAGATGGTCCGCACAAAGGAAGCCGAGTTCAAGGCGGCGGGGCTGAGCAGGGATAGCGACGACGAGACGTTGCTGCGCGCCATGGCCGAAACGCCGAAGCTGATCGAGCGTCCGGTGGCCTTTGCCAGCGCGCGCGCGGTGATCGGCCGACCGCCCGAGCGCGTGCTCGAGCTGCTCTGACGGGACATGTGATGGACAAGACCTTCGAGATTTTCCTGGCCTGCGCGCCGGGGCTGGAACCCGTTCTGGTGGCCGAGGCAAAATCGCTCGGCTTCGGGCCGCTGAAGCCCGAACAGGGCGGCGTGTCGTTCCAGGGCGGCTGGCCCGAGGTGGCGCGCGCCAACCTCGAACTGCGCGGCGCGGCGCGGGTGCTGGCCCGCATCGGCGGCTTCCCGGCGGTGCATCTGGCCCAGCTCGACAAGCGGGCGCGCAAGTTCCCCTGGGGCGATGTCCTGCGGCCCGACGTGCCGGTGAGGGTCGAGGCGCTGAGCCGCAAGTCGAAGATCTACCACGCCGGGGCCGCCAAGCAGCGGATCGAGCGCGCCATCACCGAGGAGCTTGGCGGGCCGCTCGCCGACGATGGCGTGCGCATCCTCGCGCGGATCGAGGACAATCTCGTGTCGTTCTCCGTCGACACTTCGGGCCAGCCGCTGCACCGGCGCGGGCTCAAGCAGGCGGTCAGCAAGGCGCCGATGCGCGAGACGCTGGCCTCGCTCTTCCTGCGCGCCTGCGGCTACGATGGCAGCGAGCCGGTGCTCGATCCCATGTGCGGCTCGGGCACCTTCCCGATCGAGGCCGCCGAGATCGCCGCCGGCCTGCTGCCGGGCCGGGCGCGCGCCTTCGACTTCGAGCGTCTGGCGGTCTTTGCACCGGCCGATCTCAAGGGGCTGAAGCGGCAGGAGCCTCTGCGGGCACCCAGCTCGCGCTACTACGGCTCGGATCGGGACGCGGGCGCGGTGCGCTTTGCCACCGAGAACGCCGCGCGCGCGGGCGTCACCGACTGGACCCGCTTCGACTGCCGCCCGGTGGCCGATCTGGAACGCCCCGAGGGGCCTCCGGGCCTTGTCATGGTCAATCCGCCCTACGGTGCGCGGATCGGCGAAAAGGGCCCGCTGCACGCGCTGCACGCCTCGCTCGGCACTGTGTTGAAGG
The sequence above is a segment of the Alloyangia pacifica genome. Coding sequences within it:
- the hisF gene encoding imidazole glycerol phosphate synthase subunit HisF, whose protein sequence is MLKTRIIPCLDVADGRVVKGVNFVDLRDAGDPVDAARAYDAAGADEICFLDIHATHENRGTMFDVVTRTAEQCFIPLTVGGGVRTVGDVRALLLAGADKVSFNSAAVANPDVVAEAADHFGSQCIVCAIDAKTVAPGRWEIFTHGGRRPTGIDAVEFAITMARKGAGEILLTSMDRDGTKAGFNLPLTRAIADAVPIPVIASGGVGTLDHLVEGVTEGHASAVLAASIFHFGTYTIAEAKAHMAAAGVPVRL
- a CDS encoding CoA-binding protein — protein: MSYSDTFLKDILTRTRVIAVVGISTNPVRPSHYVSRFLHQRGYRIIPVNPAHVGQTIFGEEFRAGLSEIDAPVDMVDIFRRHDAVPSVVGAALSHLPQLRTIWMQLGVAHAEAAAKAEGKGVDVVQDRCTKIEYERLLGAAVPLAEVTGG
- a CDS encoding phosphoribosyl-ATP diphosphatase; this translates as MTLEKLEEVVAARAAASPDESWTAKLLAKGPEKCAEKFGEEAIEAIIEAVKGDREKLASEAADVLFHFLVMLRARELPLSEVMAELQRRQSRSGLAEKAARPKD
- the arsC gene encoding arsenate reductase (glutaredoxin) (This arsenate reductase requires both glutathione and glutaredoxin to convert arsenate to arsenite, after which the efflux transporter formed by ArsA and ArsB can extrude the arsenite from the cell, providing resistance.) — protein: MILWHNPRCSKSREALALLQAKGVEPEVRRYLEDAPSFDELKAAQVALGVPAIEMVRTKEAEFKAAGLSRDSDDETLLRAMAETPKLIERPVAFASARAVIGRPPERVLELL
- a CDS encoding THUMP domain-containing class I SAM-dependent RNA methyltransferase, coding for MDKTFEIFLACAPGLEPVLVAEAKSLGFGPLKPEQGGVSFQGGWPEVARANLELRGAARVLARIGGFPAVHLAQLDKRARKFPWGDVLRPDVPVRVEALSRKSKIYHAGAAKQRIERAITEELGGPLADDGVRILARIEDNLVSFSVDTSGQPLHRRGLKQAVSKAPMRETLASLFLRACGYDGSEPVLDPMCGSGTFPIEAAEIAAGLLPGRARAFDFERLAVFAPADLKGLKRQEPLRAPSSRYYGSDRDAGAVRFATENAARAGVTDWTRFDCRPVADLERPEGPPGLVMVNPPYGARIGEKGPLHALHASLGTVLKERFAGWRVGIITTEPGLAKATGLRFLPTGAPVAHGSLKVKLYRTEPL
- a CDS encoding quinone-dependent dihydroorotate dehydrogenase, whose protein sequence is MRFLEKAGLPLLHKVDPEQAHGLAIMALKMGMAPAPGLITSDRLRCDLAGLKLPNPIGLAAGFDKNAAALQGLSRAGFGFVEVGAVTPRPQPGNPKPRLFRLTEDRAAINRFGFNNEGMEVVARRLVQRPSGMVLGLNLGANKDSEDRAADFAKVLSRCGEHLDFATVNVSSPNTERLRDLQGKDALAALLGGVMDARAHLDDRIPVFLKIAPDLDEQGLKDVAEVAMASKVDAVIATNTTLSREGLSSPFSSEAGGMSGQPLFEKSTRVLAKLSELTAGQMPLVGVGGIGSAEQAYQKIRAGASAVQVYTALVFGGLSLVQDIAEGLDALLARDGFASVEDAVGTGRGDWT
- a CDS encoding bifunctional metallophosphatase/5'-nucleotidase, translated to MSLRLLTSAAALALTAGAASADYSITILHTNDFHARFEPISKYDSTCGEEDNAAGDCFGGSPRLQTAITEAKERAGNYLLVDGGDQFQGTLFYTYYKGRLAAEMMNQMGYDAMTVGNHEFDDGPEVLRGFVDSVDFPVLMSNADLSGETLLKGEIQKSTIIEKDGEKIGLIGLTPQDTDELSSPGKNVIFTNPVDAVQSEVDKLTEEGVNKIVVLSHSGYNVDLKVAEETTGVDVIVGGHSNTLLGDMDGAEGPYPTMVKDTAIVSAYAYGKFLGELNVIFDDEGNITEASGAPLIMDAAVTEDAATKERISEAAKPLDEIRNKVIGESTDEINGSRDMCRAEECPMGNLVADAMLDRVKDQGIEIAITNGGGLRASIDSGEVTMGEVLTVLPFQNTLSTFQVTGAVIKEALENGVSEMEEGGGRFPQVSGISFTVTPSAEVGSRISDVMVGGAALDEAKTYGVVSNNFVRNGGDGYKMFISAKQAYDFGPDLADVAAEFIAANTPYTPATDGRITISE
- a CDS encoding DUF952 domain-containing protein; its protein translation is MLIYKILRADEWAALQAQGETAGAPIDVADGYIHFSTAEQVRETAAKHFAGVEGLHLLCYEVEEFGDRITWEPSRGGALFPHLYSALPLAGLLWSRPLPVGEGGAHEFPDGLA